A window of Candidatus Abyssobacteria bacterium SURF_5 genomic DNA:
TGCGCGGCGAAATTTGTCATGCACAACTTGCGAAACGCGAGGAAATTCCCGCGTTCAAGATAGAACTTTATGAAAAAATGGCTGAGAACGCAATCATGGAGGAGAACAAATCCGGGCACTCTCAGGATCGCCTCGAATGTGCGCCTATGAAACCGATAATGATTGCCCATGTGGTATAAGACTGCATCGAAACGCCGTGGGTCGGAGAGAAACGCATCGATATCGGGTGTTCTGACGGGCATCGAGGCTTTTGGGATTATGCTTCGGTCTGTGAAAGTTTCGACGGTGAAATGCCGTTCAAGAAACGGCACAAACTGCTCGTTGAAATAAGATATACCTGTCTTGAGCGGGCTTACCGGGCCAATACACGCGAGCTTCATAATCGTTCTTCACACGGGCGGCCGTGTATGTTGATTTCCTTGCACACGGAGCGGTTCTTCTTGAGGAGTTGTTCGATATCGTGAATCGGGGCCCGTACGAGCCTCTGCACCTCGCGCCGCTTTTCGAGATATTTCCGAAGAGATTTTATGGCGGAACAATATCCTATCACAGCCGAAGGGTCACCTTTTAGAAGCGGAGAAAAAGCTCGTTTCAGCATCTCCCATAAAATCGCCGGCAGATAAGCGAACAGGGTTTTCACCGGAAAATTCTTGATAATCACCCAAAGCGAGTTACGGGCGAAGTAGAAATTCTTCGGCTTGGGAAGCGATGCCGAGCTTCCGCCTTCGGCATGATATACAATCGCATCGGGCACAAAGATGCACTTGAAGCCGCTCAATTGAGCGCGAAAGCAAAAATCAACATCTTCATAATACATGAAAAGGTCTTCGTCGAACTCCCCTACTTCATCAAATATTTCCCGCCTGTATATCCCGGCGCCGCCGCAGGGGCCGAATATCCACGCCGGCGTCCGGAAGTCGGGCCCGTCCAGTCTGCCGAACCCGATGTCATGATTCGTCCCCGTGATCGAGTAGCCTAATCCCGCCGAATTCACTCTTTCAGGATTCTTCAAGAACAGCATTTTCGGAGCGGCCATCGCCGCCTGGGGATCCCTCTCAAGAGCCGCATGCAATGCCCTCACGAAATTCACATCCGCCTGCGTATCGTTGTTTAACAGAATGATGTAGTTTCCGTTGGCAGTTTTGATTCCTCTATTGACTGCGGCAGCGAATCCCCGATTTGCCGAAAGCGGTACGAGCCTGACGCTGGGGAACCGTTGCCGGATGATTTCGGTTGAACGATCGGTCGATGCGTTATCGACGACAATGATCTCGACCTGGCTGAACGATTGTTTAGCAAGCGAACCGAGGCAGTCCGCCAGATATTTCTCACCATTATAATTCGGTATTATGACGCTGACTATCCCGTTCGCCGAGGTCATTTCCCTCGATCAATCTCCCAGGGTCTTGCCGGATGCCGAGGCGAGGATGTTGTTGCTATCCATCTGCAGCAATCGGTCTAAGTCGGCATCAGAAACAGTGTTTTTCCAATTAGTTAGTTGGCGTTTCCTAAGAAAAGGCTTCAAGTCTTTTAAGGCCGCACAATAACCTGATACAGCAGCGGTGTCGCCTTTGAGCAGGGACTTTATTGAATGTTTCAAACATACTGAGAACAATCGCGGCAAGTACTTATTGAGAAGAGGACGAGGCAGATTCTTTACCATGATCAGGATCTGATTCCGGGCGCAATAGTAGATATGTTTTCTCTGCTTTGACGAAATCGTTCCCCCACCTTTGTGGTAGATGATCGCGGTGGGTACGTATAGACATTCTCGCCCTGCGAGCCGGGCGCGAAGGCTGAAATCGACGTCTTCGTACCACATGAACAGGTCCTCATCCAAAAGACCTATCTCATCAAAGAGACTTCGGCGGAAAATAGCCGCGCCCGCGCAGGCACCGAAAACGGGGCGGGCCCGCTCGAACTGAAGGCCGTCTTTTTGACGAAAGCCGACATCCATTGCAATTCCGGTGCGGGTGAATCCGATGCCGATTGAATTGATTGTATCCGGTTGATCGGCGAACAGCATTTTGGAGGAGCAGAAACTGACGGACGGCTGCTCGTCAAGCACTTTGATCAACTCTTTGAGCCAATCCTTATGAGCCGTTGTATCATTATTAAGAAGAGCAATATAATCTCCCGAAGAGCTGCTGATCCCTTTGTTTGCCGCTGCTGCAAAGCCTTGATTATTTTTGAGCCGCACCAAGCGTGCTTCCGGATAGGCGGCGGCGAGGAGAGCAGCGGTTCCGTCGGAAGAGCCGTCGTCGACCACGATGATTTCGTCGGCTACCCGCGATTGACTTCGGAGAGAATCCAGGCACGCCGGGATATATTTTATTCCA
This region includes:
- a CDS encoding glycosyltransferase family 2 protein; amino-acid sequence: MTSANGIVSVIIPNYNGEKYLADCLGSLAKQSFSQVEIIVVDNASTDRSTEIIRQRFPSVRLVPLSANRGFAAAVNRGIKTANGNYIILLNNDTQADVNFVRALHAALERDPQAAMAAPKMLFLKNPERVNSAGLGYSITGTNHDIGFGRLDGPDFRTPAWIFGPCGGAGIYRREIFDEVGEFDEDLFMYYEDVDFCFRAQLSGFKCIFVPDAIVYHAEGGSSASLPKPKNFYFARNSLWVIIKNFPVKTLFAYLPAILWEMLKRAFSPLLKGDPSAVIGYCSAIKSLRKYLEKRREVQRLVRAPIHDIEQLLKKNRSVCKEINIHGRPCEERL
- a CDS encoding glycosyltransferase family 2 protein — its product is MTSRGKVSVIIPTYNGIKYIPACLDSLRSQSRVADEIIVVDDGSSDGTAALLAAAYPEARLVRLKNNQGFAAAANKGISSSSGDYIALLNNDTTAHKDWLKELIKVLDEQPSVSFCSSKMLFADQPDTINSIGIGFTRTGIAMDVGFRQKDGLQFERARPVFGACAGAAIFRRSLFDEIGLLDEDLFMWYEDVDFSLRARLAGRECLYVPTAIIYHKGGGTISSKQRKHIYYCARNQILIMVKNLPRPLLNKYLPRLFSVCLKHSIKSLLKGDTAAVSGYCAALKDLKPFLRKRQLTNWKNTVSDADLDRLLQMDSNNILASASGKTLGD